Within Claveliimonas bilis, the genomic segment TTTATTACTTTTAAAATAGAAAAAGGCTACATGACTATGCTGCTTGCCCATATCGCGTTCTGCATTCCCTATGTTATGCTGTCTGTTATGCCTAAGATCCGCTCCCTGGATCCCAATCTGGCGGATGCGGCTATGGATCTTGGGGCAACGCCCTGGAAGGCGCTGACGAAAGTTATTGTTCCACAGATTACGCCGGGTATTGTTTCAGGAGCACTGATCGCATTCACCATGTCAGTGGATGATTTCATTATCTCCTATTTCGTAACCGGAAGAGGGGTAAAGAACTTAAGTATTGTTGTGTACACTATGAGTAAACGTGTGAATCCAAGTATTAACGCAGTGTCCACCCTCGTAGTTGTGATCATTACAATTGCCCTTCTTATTATCAATATTGCTCCTTTGCTTGCGGCAAAACGAAGCAGCAAGGATGTAATAGGCAAGAGAAGAAGGATCCTTCCGGCGGCGCTGGTATGCATGGCGCTTATTATAGGAATATTTGCTGTTAATATGCGGGGAACAGGCACCGCAAGACCGTTTGAAGGACAGACTCTTCATATCTACAATTGGGGAGAATATACAGGAGAAAATATTATCGGTGATTTTGAAGAGGAGACCGGGGCTACCGTCGTTATGGAGAATTTTGATTCCAACGAGCAGATGTATATTAAGGTGGCAAATGGGGAATCCTATGATATTTTAGTTCCAAGCGATTACATGATACAAAGGCTGATCGAGGAAGACTATCTGCAGAAACTGGACAAATCCAAACTGGACTGCTTTGACAAACTTTCCGATGCGGTGCTGGGTCTGCCTTATGATCCTGATAACGACTATTCCGTACCTTATTTCTGGGGAACGGTGGGTATTGTATATGATAAAACAAAGGTGGATCTGGAAGATCTGGAACGGGAAGGATTTAATATTTTCCTGGATGAGAAATACAAAGGAGACGTATATTTGTATGATTCTGAACGAGACTCCTTTATGATGGCGCTGAAAGCTCTCGGATATTCCATGAACACAGAAAATGGGGCAGAGCTTCAGGAGGCCTATGACTGGCTGGTACAGTGTGTGGAGACAATGGATACGGAGATCGTGACAGACGAGATCATTGACAATATGGCTCAGGGAAGAAAGGCGTTGGGCCTCATTTATTCCGGTGACGCATCCTATGTCATGGCAGAAAATGAAAATATGGGTTACTATATGCCGGAATCAGGTACGAACCTGTGGTCAGACGCGATGGTTATTCCGAAGAACGCCAAAAACCCGGAACTCGCCCATGCATTTATTAATTATGCAAGCGACTATGACGGAGCATATGACAACTCCAGCTATGTCGGCTATACGTCGGCTAACCAGGAGGTTATGGATGTGCTTTCAGGAGAAGGCGGAGACTATGAGGGAATCAATGCCTACATTCCTCGGACAGATAATGAAAATGATGAAGTTTTCGTGTATAATGAAGATACAAAGAAAATCATCAGTGATCTGTGGAGCCGTGTAAAGATTGCAGCAAGCAACGCAGGTTAGGAAAGAGAGGAGCAAAAAGCAGTATGAAAGTATTAATGATCAACGGAAGCCCTCACGCACAGGGAAACACAAGCATCGCACTTCAGGAGATGGAGAAAATCTTTATCCAGGAAGGAATTGAGACAGAAGTTCTCCATGTGGGAAATCAGGATATCAGAGGATGTATCGCCTGTCATTCCTGCATGAAAAATGGAAAATGCGTGTTTAATGACAGTGTGAATGAGGCGGCTGAAAAGTTCCGGCAGTGTGACGGCCTGGTTGTGGCAAGTCCGGTATATTATGCTTCCGCAAACGCCACGTTGATCGCTTTTCTGGATCGTCTGTTTTACAGCACATCTTTTGATAAGACTATGAAAGTAGGAGCAAGTGTCGTAGTGGCAAGAAGGGGAGGACTTTCTGCCACTTTCGATGAGCTGAATAAGTATTTTACCATCTGTGGAATGCCGGTGGCTTCCAGTCAGTACTGGAACAGTGTGCACGGCCGTCTGCCGGGCGAGGCAGCCCAGGATGCAGAAGGACTGCAGACCATGCGCACGCTGGCAAGAAATATGTCCTTTCTCATGAAGAGTATTGCTCTTGGAAAAGAGAAATACGGACTTCCGGAAAAGGAACCGCAGCAGCCTACTAATTTTATACGATAGAAGGATTGTAAATCATGGAACAGATGACTTTGTTTGATGAGCGTCAGGAGATGGTCCCTCTGGCTACGCGTCTTCGTCCTTCCTCCCTGGAAGAGTTTGCGGGTCAGGAGCATCTTTTGGGAAAAGGGAAGATATTAAGACAGCTGATCGAAAAGGATCAGATTTCCTCCATGATCTTCTGGGGTCCTCCCGGAGTGGGAAAGACGACGCTTGCCAGCATTATTGCAGGAAGAACAAAAGCAGAGTTCATTAATTTCAGCGCTGTCACCAGCGGGATCAAGGAGATACGCTCTGTGATGGAAGCGGCGGAAATGAGCCGGAGAATGGGGAGAAAAACTCTTCTTTTTGTAGATGAGATCCATCGGTTTAACAAAGCACAGCAGGATGCGTTCCTGCCTTATGTGGAAAAGGGAAGCATTATTCTGATCGGCGCCACTACAGAGAATCCTTCTTTTGAGGTAAATGCAGCGCTTCTTTCCAGGTGCAGGGTCTTTGTTCTGAAGGCGCTGGGAGAAGAGGATATCCTAAGATTGTTAAAGCACGCACTGGAAAGCCCCAAAGGATTTGGTATGCAGAGAGTACAGATAGAAGAATCCCAGCTTTTGGCTATTGCCTCGTTTGCAAATGGGGATGCCAGGACAGCATTGAACACGCTGGAAATGGTGGTTTTAAATGGCGAGATTTTAGCGGATGGCACTATTCATGTCACGAAGGAGGGAATGGAACAGTGTATCAGCAGAAAATCTCTTCTCTATGACAAGACAGGGGAGGAACATTATAATCTGATTTCCGCCCTTCATAAATCCATGCGGAACAGTGATCCGGATGCGGCCATTTACTGGATGTGCCGGATGTTGGAAGGAGGGGAAGACCCCTTATATATTGCAAGGAGGCTGATCCGGTTTGCCAGCGAGGATGTAGGTATGGCGGACAGCAGGGCTCTTCAGGTGGCAGTAGCAGCATATCAGGCCTGTCATTTTCTTGGAATGCCGGAATGCGATGTCCATTTGACACATGCAGTCGTCTATCTTGCCATGGCGCCTAAGTCAAATGCGCTCTATACGGCATGTGAGGAATGCAAGAGGGATGTAAAAGAGAGGCGGGCAGAACCGGTTCCGCTCGTCCTTCGCAATGCGCCAACCTCTCTTATGAAAGAACTGAATTACGGGAAAGGATATGAGTATGCCCACGACACAGAAGAAAAGCTGACTCATATGCAGTGCATGCCGGATTCCATGACGGACAGAACTTATTATCATCCCGGAGATCAGGGGGAAGAAAAAGCAGTAAGAGATCGGCTGGAAGCAATAAAGCTGTGGAAAATGGGCAGCGATCAAACAGAATAGTAACAAAAAGTCAGGCACAAAGAGGAGTCTTTGTGCCTGACTTTTTGTTATCATTATCTTTGCTTTGCAAATAGTTAGCTTTGAGGTTTTTCTGCTTCTTTTGGCAGGATGACATTCAGGATAATAGCCATCAGTGTAGCAACAACTACCGGTGAGCTTCCGAATACCGTTGTCACCCATTCCGGGAAAGAGGCCAGAGAAGCGGAAGCCTGGGTAATGCCCATACCAAGGGCAACAGAAAGTCCTACGATCGAAGTGTTGCGGAAGTTCATTTCCTGCTGGAAGATCAGCTTGATCCCTGTCATGGCGATGGAGGCAAACACAGAAATGGTGGCGCCGCCCAGCACACATTGAGGAATAGTAGTTAAAAGACCGGAGAATTTCGGCACAAAACCGGCGATCATCAGGATAATAGCAGCAAGTCCCAGCACGCACCGGTTAATTACCTTTGTAGTGGTAACGATACCGACATTCTGACTGTAAGTTGCAGTCGGAAGTCCGCCGAAAAAGGCACAGAGGATATTGCTGATTCCGTACATGATGATACCGCCCTGGAGTTCTTTATCTTCCGGCATACGGTTCATACTTCCGGAAGTGGTTGCAGAGAAGTCTCCGATGGCCTGGATAGAATTAATGGCAAACAAAAGTCCGATGGCCACACAGGCGGAGGGTTCAAAGCTTATAGAAAAATGCAAAGGCTGGGGAAGCTGGAAAAGCCCCGCCGACTGAACCCCTGACAGATCCACCAGCCCGAAGGGGATAGCAAGAAGGTATCCCGCAATGATACCGATCAGAATGGAAGCTAACTTCAGGAATCCTTTTGCAAAATGATTCAGACCTGTCACAACTGCAAGGGTAAAGAAGGCTACCAGCCAGTTCTGCCAGGAACCATAATGATCACTGGAAGTTCCTCCTGCCATGTAGTTGACAGCAGTGGGATACAGAGAAAGTCCGATGGTGAAAACAACAGTTCCGGTTACAAGGGGCGGGAAAAGGACTCGGATCTTCTTGATGCAGAAGCCTACTATGATGGCAATGACGCCGCCCACAACCTGTGCTCCAAGGATGGTGGCAATATCGTAAGTTCCGGCAATCGCCTGCATGCTCGGTACATAGGCGAAGCTGATTCCCAGAATGACCGGGAGGGCGCTGCCCAGCTGAAAATTCCTGAATTTGATAAAGGGGAAGAGCTGAAGCAATGTGCTGATAGCGGAACAAAACAGAGCAGCCTGAATAAGGATGACCCTGTCACCGGCATTGATGCCGGCGACTCCGGCAACGATAATAGACGGAGTGACACACCCCACGATCATGGCAACTACATGCTGCAGAGACAGAGGCAGTGCCTGCCCGAAAGAGGGGATGCCGTTCAGCTCAAAAACGGATGCATGTTTTTGTGTGACAGATGAGTTTGAATTTGACATAATTTCCTCCTGAGTAAAATATAGATTTACCTTTTGTTTCTATTAGTAAAGAAAATGAAGATAGAAACTACCTTATTACTTTATCACTAATAGGGGAAAATGCAAAGAAGAAAATCTGCTGTCTGGTAAATTTGTACGGAATGAGATATAATGGATGAGATGTATAAGCATGAGGAGGAATATCAAATGGCAGATTATGTAATTACAACAGATTCTAACTCTGATGTGCCGGAAGAGTTTCTGAAAGAAAATCAGATTCCTGTTATACCGCAGTATTATATGTTCGGCGATACAGTGTATGGTGATGAGCTTAAGATGGAGCCGAAAGAATTTTATGAGACAATGCGTAAGGGTGAGCTTCCTAAATCTATGGCAAATAATCCGGAGGTAATCCGTGAAACGTTTGAAGCAATCCTGAAAGAAGGAAAGGATATTTATCACATTGCTTTTTCCAGTGCACTAAG encodes:
- a CDS encoding flavodoxin family protein, producing MKVLMINGSPHAQGNTSIALQEMEKIFIQEGIETEVLHVGNQDIRGCIACHSCMKNGKCVFNDSVNEAAEKFRQCDGLVVASPVYYASANATLIAFLDRLFYSTSFDKTMKVGASVVVARRGGLSATFDELNKYFTICGMPVASSQYWNSVHGRLPGEAAQDAEGLQTMRTLARNMSFLMKSIALGKEKYGLPEKEPQQPTNFIR
- a CDS encoding replication-associated recombination protein A; this translates as MEQMTLFDERQEMVPLATRLRPSSLEEFAGQEHLLGKGKILRQLIEKDQISSMIFWGPPGVGKTTLASIIAGRTKAEFINFSAVTSGIKEIRSVMEAAEMSRRMGRKTLLFVDEIHRFNKAQQDAFLPYVEKGSIILIGATTENPSFEVNAALLSRCRVFVLKALGEEDILRLLKHALESPKGFGMQRVQIEESQLLAIASFANGDARTALNTLEMVVLNGEILADGTIHVTKEGMEQCISRKSLLYDKTGEEHYNLISALHKSMRNSDPDAAIYWMCRMLEGGEDPLYIARRLIRFASEDVGMADSRALQVAVAAYQACHFLGMPECDVHLTHAVVYLAMAPKSNALYTACEECKRDVKERRAEPVPLVLRNAPTSLMKELNYGKGYEYAHDTEEKLTHMQCMPDSMTDRTYYHPGDQGEEKAVRDRLEAIKLWKMGSDQTE
- a CDS encoding uracil-xanthine permease family protein; this translates as MSNSNSSVTQKHASVFELNGIPSFGQALPLSLQHVVAMIVGCVTPSIIVAGVAGINAGDRVILIQAALFCSAISTLLQLFPFIKFRNFQLGSALPVILGISFAYVPSMQAIAGTYDIATILGAQVVGGVIAIIVGFCIKKIRVLFPPLVTGTVVFTIGLSLYPTAVNYMAGGTSSDHYGSWQNWLVAFFTLAVVTGLNHFAKGFLKLASILIGIIAGYLLAIPFGLVDLSGVQSAGLFQLPQPLHFSISFEPSACVAIGLLFAINSIQAIGDFSATTSGSMNRMPEDKELQGGIIMYGISNILCAFFGGLPTATYSQNVGIVTTTKVINRCVLGLAAIILMIAGFVPKFSGLLTTIPQCVLGGATISVFASIAMTGIKLIFQQEMNFRNTSIVGLSVALGMGITQASASLASFPEWVTTVFGSSPVVVATLMAIILNVILPKEAEKPQS
- a CDS encoding extracellular solute-binding protein produces the protein MKKGKRPFGKVLMILTIIFFYLPIVYMVIFSFNDGKSLTSFTGFSLRWYKHMLESQDMMTALYTTFSVALIATFVSTVVGTIAAIGLSKAKKIVRDVMEQVNNLPMMNPEIVTAIGFMLLFITFKIEKGYMTMLLAHIAFCIPYVMLSVMPKIRSLDPNLADAAMDLGATPWKALTKVIVPQITPGIVSGALIAFTMSVDDFIISYFVTGRGVKNLSIVVYTMSKRVNPSINAVSTLVVVIITIALLIINIAPLLAAKRSSKDVIGKRRRILPAALVCMALIIGIFAVNMRGTGTARPFEGQTLHIYNWGEYTGENIIGDFEEETGATVVMENFDSNEQMYIKVANGESYDILVPSDYMIQRLIEEDYLQKLDKSKLDCFDKLSDAVLGLPYDPDNDYSVPYFWGTVGIVYDKTKVDLEDLEREGFNIFLDEKYKGDVYLYDSERDSFMMALKALGYSMNTENGAELQEAYDWLVQCVETMDTEIVTDEIIDNMAQGRKALGLIYSGDASYVMAENENMGYYMPESGTNLWSDAMVIPKNAKNPELAHAFINYASDYDGAYDNSSYVGYTSANQEVMDVLSGEGGDYEGINAYIPRTDNENDEVFVYNEDTKKIISDLWSRVKIAASNAG